A single genomic interval of Salmo trutta chromosome 13, fSalTru1.1, whole genome shotgun sequence harbors:
- the gdf9 gene encoding growth/differentiatio, protein MARHRKQQVVVVGGPRRIFIEDDGRDSRGLSLGSSPTTSNQADEFGDSALYRHGSILSPLLKALTAQGDPWRSTPVMMRPESRYVRYMKRLYRISSRHERSSEENNHLYNTVRLITPRDECLEQSIEFFMQDLSYNLGRVRAKEQLLKSVLLYSFDQEQATSITNQCNQDVKEQNTHNQCPLCPSSHHSVNFLFHTDRRRKWVEVDITAFLRPLIQSHKKDIHLLINLTCVEDRGAKAGGEEWSGRGPVELHLRSPSLLLYLNDTSELAHQRWLPTRSQGHPRSANEVDILESLAEFKPERRISRSERRRLRRESPYLSTNNAGGKTSTKTVLPDLLPSSDFPTSDCDLYDFRVSFSELKLSHWIIFPHRYNPRYCKGTCPRAVGFIYGSPRHTFFQNMIYHKLDSSVPRPSCVPSEYKPLSVLTLEGDSIAYKELDEMIATRCTCR, encoded by the exons ATGGCTAGGCACCGGAAACAGcaggtagtggtggtggggggcccTCGACGCATCTTCATAGAAGACGACGGACGGGACAGTCG CGGCCTTTCACTTGGATCGTCCCCGACCACGTCAAATCAAGCTGACGAGTTTGGCGATTCGGCTTTGTACCGACATGGCAGTATCTTGTCACCCCTTCTGAAGGCGCTGACAGCACAGGGAGATCCATGGCGATCCACCCCAGTAATGATGAGACCCGAGTCGAGATATGTTCGATACATGAAACGACTGTACAGGATATCTTCAAGACATGAGAGGAGTTCGGAAGAGAACAATCACTTGTACAACACAGTTCGACTTATAACACCGCGGGATGAGTGCCTGGAGCAAAGCATAG AGTTCTTCATGCAAGACCTCTCTTACAATTTGGGCCGTGTCAGAGCCAAGGAGCAGCTCCTGAAGTCTGTCCTGCTGTACTCCTTCGACCAAGAGCAGGCCACGTCCATAACTAACCAGTGTAACCAAGATGTGAAAGAGCAAAATACCCACAATCAGTGTCCTCTCTGCCCAAGCAGCCATCACTCAGTTAACTTCCTGTTCCACACGGACCGCAGGAGGAAGTGGGTTGAG GTGGACATCACAGCTTTCCTCCGCCCTCTCATCCAGTCCCACAAGAAGGACATTCACCTACTGATCAACCTGACCTGTGTGGAGGACAGAGGGGCTAaggctggaggagaggagtggagcggTAGGGGCCCCGTGGAGCTCCACCTAAGGTCTCCGTCCTTGCTGCTGTACCTCAACGACACCAGCGAGCTGGCTCACCAAAGATGGCTGCCCACTAGGTCACAAGGTCATCCGAGGTCCGCCAATGAGGTGGACATCTTAGAGAGCCTGGCGGAGTTCAAACCGGAGCGAAGGATCAGCCGGAGCGAGAGGAGGCGGCTGAGGAGGGAATCTCCATATCTGTCGACGAACAACGCAGGAGGCAAAACGAGCACGAAGACCGTCCTCCCTGACCTCCTCCCGAGTTCTGACTTCCCTACGAGCGACTGTGACTTGTACGACTTCAGAGTGAGCTTCAGTGAGCTCAAACTGAGCCATTGGATCATCTTCCCACACAGGTACAACCCCAGGTACTGTAAAGGCACCTGTCCCAGGGCTGTGGGGTTCATCTACGGCTCCCCCAGACACACCTTCTTCCAGAACATGATCTACCACAAACTGGACTCCTCTGTGCCAAGACCTTCCTGTGTTCCTTCAGAGTACAAACCCCTGAGTGTTTTAACCCTTGAAGGTGACTCCATCGCCTACAAGGAGTTAGATGAAATGATCGCTACGAGGTGCACATGTCGCTAA
- the LOC115205691 gene encoding septin-8-A isoform X2, with product MAATDIDVFANEEKRSLELGGHVGFDSLPDQLVSKSVTQGFCFNILCVGETGIGKSTLMNTLFNTLFEAEEASHYQNGVYLRPRTYDLKESNVQLKLTIVDTVGFGDQINKEESFKPIVDYIDTQFETYLQEEMKIKRSLFDYHDTRIHICLYFIAPTGHSLKSLDLVTMKKLDSKVNIIPIIAKADTISKSELHKFKIKIMSELVSNGVQIHQFPTEDDAVTEINSSMNAHLPFAVVGSVEEVKVGNKMVKARLYPWGTVQVENESHCDFVKLREMLLRVNMEDLREQTHARHYELYRRCKLEELGFTDTDPDNKPFSLQETYEAKRKEFLGDLQHKEDDMRQMFVNKVKETEAELKEKERELHERFEQLKRMHQEEKRNLEEKRSDLEEEMNAFNRRKVAAETLMGQSLQASSQSFRKDKKN from the exons ATGGCCGCCACGGACATAGACGTCTTCGCT AATGAAGAGAAGCGTAGCCTGGAGCTGGGCGGCCATGTTGGGTTTGACAGTCTTCCAGACCAGTTGGTCAGTAAATCAGTCACACAGGGATTCTGCTTCAACATCCTGTGTGTCG GTGAGACAGGGATAGGGAAGTCAACGTTGATGAACACGCTGTTCAACACACTGTTTGAAGCCGAGGAGGCCAGCCACTACCAGAACGGTGTGTACCTGCGGCCCAGGACCTACGACCTGAAGGAGAGCAACGTTCAGCTCAAACTGACCATAGTCGACACCGTGGGGTTCGGAGACCAGATCAACAAGGAGGAGAG CTTCAAACCCATAGTGGACTACATCGACACCCAGTTTGAGACCTACCTGCAGGAGGAGATGAAGATCAAACGTTCCCTGTTCGACTACCACGACACCAGGATCCATATCTGTCTCTACTTCATCGCCCCTACTGGACACTCTCTCAAATCCCTGGATCTGGTCACCATGAAGAAACTGGACAGCAAG GTAAACATCATCCCCATCATTGCCAAGGCAGACACCATATCTAAGAGTGAGCTGCACAAGTTCAAGATCAAGATCATGTCAGAGCTGGTGAGCAACGGTGTTCAGATCCACCAGTTCCCTACTGAGGACGATGCTGTCACCGAGATCAACTCCTCTATGAAT GCCCATCTGCCCTTTGCTGTGGTGGGGAGTGTTGAGGAGGTTAAAGTGGGGAATAAGATGGTGAAAGCCAGACTgtacccctggggaactgtacagg TGGAGAACGAGAGCCACTGTGACTTTGTGAAGCTGAGAGAGATGTTGCTGAGAGTGAACATGGAAGACCTGAGAGAGCAGACTCACGCCAGACACTATGAGCTCTACAGACGCTGCAAACTGGAGGAGTTGGGCTTCACAGATACAGACCCCGACAACAAACCCTTTAG TCTGCAGGAGACGTATGAAGCCAAGAGGAAAGAGTTCCTGGGGGATCTGCAGCATAAGGAGGACGACATGAGACAGATGTTTGTGAACAAAGTgaaagagacagaggcagagctgaaagaaaaggagagggag ctccaTGAGAGGTTTGAGCAGCTGAAGAGAATGcaccaggaggagaagaggaatctggaggagaagaggagcgATCTGGAGGAAGAAATGAACGCATTCAACAGGAGGAAGGTGGCAGCTGAGACGCTGATGGGTCAGTCTCTACAGGCATCCTCACAATCATTCAGAAAGGACAAGAAGAA
- the LOC115205691 gene encoding septin-8-A isoform X1, producing the protein MAATDIDVFANEEKRSLELGGHVGFDSLPDQLVSKSVTQGFCFNILCVGETGIGKSTLMNTLFNTLFEAEEASHYQNGVYLRPRTYDLKESNVQLKLTIVDTVGFGDQINKEESFKPIVDYIDTQFETYLQEEMKIKRSLFDYHDTRIHICLYFIAPTGHSLKSLDLVTMKKLDSKVNIIPIIAKADTISKSELHKFKIKIMSELVSNGVQIHQFPTEDDAVTEINSSMNAHLPFAVVGSVEEVKVGNKMVKARLYPWGTVQVENESHCDFVKLREMLLRVNMEDLREQTHARHYELYRRCKLEELGFTDTDPDNKPFSLQETYEAKRKEFLGDLQHKEDDMRQMFVNKVKETEAELKEKERELHERFEQLKRMHQEEKRNLEEKRSDLEEEMNAFNRRKVAAETLMGQSLQASSQSFRKDKKNFFSLPSACSLTSGRNLN; encoded by the exons ATGGCCGCCACGGACATAGACGTCTTCGCT AATGAAGAGAAGCGTAGCCTGGAGCTGGGCGGCCATGTTGGGTTTGACAGTCTTCCAGACCAGTTGGTCAGTAAATCAGTCACACAGGGATTCTGCTTCAACATCCTGTGTGTCG GTGAGACAGGGATAGGGAAGTCAACGTTGATGAACACGCTGTTCAACACACTGTTTGAAGCCGAGGAGGCCAGCCACTACCAGAACGGTGTGTACCTGCGGCCCAGGACCTACGACCTGAAGGAGAGCAACGTTCAGCTCAAACTGACCATAGTCGACACCGTGGGGTTCGGAGACCAGATCAACAAGGAGGAGAG CTTCAAACCCATAGTGGACTACATCGACACCCAGTTTGAGACCTACCTGCAGGAGGAGATGAAGATCAAACGTTCCCTGTTCGACTACCACGACACCAGGATCCATATCTGTCTCTACTTCATCGCCCCTACTGGACACTCTCTCAAATCCCTGGATCTGGTCACCATGAAGAAACTGGACAGCAAG GTAAACATCATCCCCATCATTGCCAAGGCAGACACCATATCTAAGAGTGAGCTGCACAAGTTCAAGATCAAGATCATGTCAGAGCTGGTGAGCAACGGTGTTCAGATCCACCAGTTCCCTACTGAGGACGATGCTGTCACCGAGATCAACTCCTCTATGAAT GCCCATCTGCCCTTTGCTGTGGTGGGGAGTGTTGAGGAGGTTAAAGTGGGGAATAAGATGGTGAAAGCCAGACTgtacccctggggaactgtacagg TGGAGAACGAGAGCCACTGTGACTTTGTGAAGCTGAGAGAGATGTTGCTGAGAGTGAACATGGAAGACCTGAGAGAGCAGACTCACGCCAGACACTATGAGCTCTACAGACGCTGCAAACTGGAGGAGTTGGGCTTCACAGATACAGACCCCGACAACAAACCCTTTAG TCTGCAGGAGACGTATGAAGCCAAGAGGAAAGAGTTCCTGGGGGATCTGCAGCATAAGGAGGACGACATGAGACAGATGTTTGTGAACAAAGTgaaagagacagaggcagagctgaaagaaaaggagagggag ctccaTGAGAGGTTTGAGCAGCTGAAGAGAATGcaccaggaggagaagaggaatctggaggagaagaggagcgATCTGGAGGAAGAAATGAACGCATTCAACAGGAGGAAGGTGGCAGCTGAGACGCTGATGGGTCAGTCTCTACAGGCATCCTCACAATCATTCAGAAAGGACAAGAAGAA